The following proteins come from a genomic window of Acidimicrobiales bacterium:
- the ahcY gene encoding adenosylhomocysteinase: MKITGNDYKVADLSLAEYGRNEIRLAENEMPGLMALRARYHDDQPLAGARITGSLHMTVQTAVLIETLTALGAEVRWASCNIFSTQDHAAAAVVVGPTGTPDGLEGVPVYAWKGESLEEYWWCTEQVLRWPGGAGPTLIVDDGGDATLLVHKGVEYEKAGAVPDAADDDPDEWKIILDTLRRIQTEDDEVWGRVAADIRGVSEETTTGVNRLYQMRDAGTLLFPAINVNDSVTKSKFDNLYGIRHSLIDGINRATDVMIGGKIAVVCGYGDVGKGCAQSLRGQGARVIVTEIDPICALQAAMEGFEVRTLEDVMEIGDIFISSTGNKDVISVEHMARMKNQAIVGNIGHFDNEIDMAGLLKLSDVQRITIKPQVDEFVFPDGHSIIVLSEGRLLNLGNATGHPSFVMSCSFTNQVIAQLELQREAESYGLDVVTLPKHLDEEVARLHLDALGVRLTELSPEQASYLGIAVDGPYKPDHYRY, from the coding sequence GTGAAGATCACAGGGAACGACTACAAGGTTGCCGACCTCTCGCTCGCCGAGTACGGACGCAACGAGATCCGCCTCGCCGAGAACGAGATGCCCGGGCTGATGGCCCTGAGGGCGCGGTACCACGACGACCAGCCGCTGGCCGGCGCGCGCATCACCGGCTCGCTGCACATGACCGTGCAGACGGCGGTGCTGATCGAGACCCTGACGGCTCTCGGCGCGGAGGTCCGGTGGGCGTCGTGCAACATCTTCTCGACCCAGGACCACGCCGCGGCAGCGGTCGTCGTGGGTCCGACCGGAACCCCCGACGGTCTCGAGGGTGTCCCGGTGTACGCATGGAAGGGCGAGAGCCTCGAGGAGTACTGGTGGTGCACCGAACAGGTGCTGCGCTGGCCGGGCGGCGCCGGGCCGACGCTGATCGTCGACGACGGAGGTGACGCCACGCTCCTGGTCCACAAGGGCGTGGAGTACGAGAAGGCGGGCGCCGTTCCCGACGCGGCCGACGACGACCCCGACGAGTGGAAGATCATCCTCGACACGCTGCGGCGTATCCAGACCGAAGACGACGAGGTGTGGGGTCGGGTGGCCGCCGACATCCGCGGTGTGTCCGAGGAGACGACCACCGGGGTGAACCGGCTCTACCAGATGCGTGACGCGGGGACCCTGCTGTTCCCGGCCATCAACGTGAACGACTCGGTCACCAAGTCCAAGTTCGACAACCTCTACGGGATCCGGCACTCGCTCATCGACGGCATCAACCGTGCCACCGACGTGATGATCGGCGGAAAGATCGCCGTGGTCTGCGGCTACGGCGACGTCGGCAAGGGTTGCGCCCAGAGCCTGCGCGGTCAGGGCGCCCGGGTGATCGTCACCGAGATCGATCCGATCTGCGCCCTGCAGGCCGCCATGGAGGGTTTCGAGGTGCGCACCCTCGAGGACGTCATGGAGATCGGCGACATCTTCATCTCGTCGACCGGCAACAAGGACGTCATCTCGGTCGAGCACATGGCCCGGATGAAGAACCAGGCCATCGTCGGCAACATCGGCCACTTCGACAACGAGATCGACATGGCCGGCCTCCTGAAGCTCTCGGATGTGCAGCGGATCACCATCAAGCCCCAGGTCGACGAGTTCGTCTTCCCCGACGGTCACTCGATCATCGTCTTGTCCGAGGGGCGGCTGTTGAACCTCGGCAACGCGACGGGCCACCCGAGCTTCGTCATGTCGTGTTCGTTCACGAACCAGGTGATCGCTCAACTCGAGCTCCAGCGTGAGGCCGAGAGCTACGGACTCGACGTCGTGACCCTGCCCAAACACCTCGACGAGGAGGTCGCCCGGTTGCATCTCGACGCTCTGGGCGTGCGCCTCACGGAGCTGTCACCCGAGCAGG